The genomic segment GGCGGCCTTGATGTGAAGCACGGTCAACTCAGAAGGCGTAACGAATCGCGGCCTGAGCAAAGTCACGGTCGCGCAACTGGTTCTGCTGGCCGCCACCGGTGAACACGGTGTAGCCGAGATCGAGCTGCCATTGACCGAGGTATTCAAACGCCACAGCGGCCTGGACTTGCTTACGGCCTTCAACATAGTTGCCCAACGGCGATGGGGTGATGCCGTTGACGTCGTGGTCGAAGCGCAGCGACGGACGCATGGCGAAGCGCCCGAATACGTTGCTGTAATTGGCCTGCAACGCGATGCGGTAGCCCCACGAACTGGTCGATGCGAACTGGCCCTGCTCTGCCGGCAGCCCCTGACTGGCAGCGACGGTGGCATTGCCCGGCAGCGGCGTGCCCGGTGCCTCGTAACGCAGCTCGGCATTTTCGGGCAGGCCGTGGGCGATGGTGGCGCCGACCTCGGTAACCAACAGCACACTGTCGGCGCCCGGCATCAAGCCGGGTGGAAACTGTTTCAGCGCAGAGGCGTTGAAATTGCTCACGTCGTGACGCCGCCAGCCGCGAATGTACTGATTGCCCAACGAGGTCGGGAACGGCACATTACCGCCCGGCGTGATCTGGTTCGGGGCACCCAGACCGGAGAGCAGCAACTCAACGTCGTCAAGCTGCAGCGGCTGGTCCACCTTCATGCTGTATTCGCCCTGCACCGCGCTGCCGAACGGGCCGGGCAATGAGAACGAGGCACCGTACATCTGGATGTCTTCGGGGTACTCGATAATGTAAGCCGAAGACTGGGTGCCGGCGGTGCCATCCGTGCGCGAAATGGCCGAAATCAGCGGCAGACGGCTGTGATAGTTGGTGGCGTACACGCCCAAGGAGGTGCCACCCAAGGCGTCGGTGTAGTAGTGCATGGCGCCGCCGTACTGGCCGCTGTCCGAAGGCTCGCGATCGGCTGAACGCGGAATCGAACTGCCAAACGGCACGCAGTTGGCGCCTGCTGCCGGCGGGGCATCACAGCCTGTCAGTGCCGGTGAATTCTCGGTCACCCGGCCAAAACCGATGTTGGCGCGGGTGCCGCCTTCGCCGACAAAATCATTGGTCGAGAAAAAGGTGCCCGACGCGAACGGCACGGTTTTTTCCCATTCCAGTTGGTAGAAGCCCTCGACCCGGATGCTTTGCGTCAGGTCCATCGACACCCACACCTTGTTGGCCGGAATGAACACTTCCTCCAGGTCGGCACCCGGCACGCCGGCGCGGTTGGCGTTGGCGGCCAGAATGGCGTTAAGGCCGTTCTGGATAAAGGTGGATTCACCCCAGTTGATGACCTGCCGGCCGAGACGCCACGCCAACGGCCGGCCGAACACGTCGAACCCGGAGCTGAGGTGCAGGTCGAGCAACTCGGCGTACCGGCCAACTGAACCGCGCACGTCAGCCTCTTTACGGTCCAGTTCGGCGAGGCTGGCCTCGCGGCCGGGCCCGTAGTCGGACCTGCGGAAATTTTCGCCCTGCAGGTTCACCAGATCGGCGCCAAAGCCGCCGCGGGCAAACAGCGTGAAGGCGCCGTAGTCCATCGTCAGGTTGGTGAGTAATTTGACCGGTGCCGAGACCAGGTCACCCGCGCTGTCGAACTCTTTGTTGGCGTCATCGGAGTTGGTCGAAAACGCGGTCCCGCCGTTGGCAATGGCCAACAGATTCGACTGCGGGCCTTGTGTGCGGACTGCGACGCCCGCCGAGATGCGGTTGTCGATCGAACCGCGGACCTCGCCCCACTCGAAACTGGTCGCCATTGCGGCGGGTGACGCGGCCGCAAACGTCGCTGCTGCCGCACAAGCAATCACTGATTTCATGATCCGATCCTCGAGAGTGGGGGCGTGCTGTGCATTGGGATGGAGGCTCATTGGCAGTTCCCTCCCACTGGCAGACACGTGCCCTGACTGCCGAGGAAGTTGGCGATCTGGCGCTGGATTTCCTGGGTGGTGGCGGCCGAGGCGGCGGGACTCAGGATGGAGCCGTGATCCCCTTCGGTGAACCGCACGCCCACCTTCAGGCCCTCGGGATCGAGCAGCACATCGGCTTCGGCCAGCGGCGGCGTGATGGCATCAAGAATGTCGAGCCCCAGCAGGCGCATCAGCGGGGTCGAGCCGGAGATACGGCCTTCAAGCGTGACCCGGTCCAGCGTGTCAGTCGCGTCCGGGGTACGTGGCACCGCGTTGGGCACGACCAGGTCATCAAGGACCTCAACGAAGTGAATGGCTCGATCAGCAGACGCCGCAGCCGCGTAATTGGCCGGGTCGCCGTCGTCGACAAGATGTTGCGCAAAGCGCAGGAACGTTTCGTAGGTGTCGGTGCCCTCCATGACACCGTTCGCGGCAAGGCCGGCCGCAATACGCGGACCAAAGCTCTTGGAGCCGTCGAGCAACTTGCCGATACCGCTACCGCTCATGGCGATGGTCGAAGCGCCGAAGCTGTCGTCGACCCCCAAGGCTGTGGTCCCGACAATACCGCCCAGCGAATGACCGACCAGGTGAATGCGGTCCGGGTTGATGTCAGGGGTCGCAGGGTCGCCATCGAAGTCCAGTGCTGACACCGAGCGGGACAGGTGCACCAGGTCAATCGCGGCTTGCCGAAGGTTGTCGCGGCTGGTGATGAGGCTGGGGATGTTGATGAAATGCGTCCCGCTGGGGTCGGTGCTGCCATCGGGTCCCGGGGCGGTGGTCGCGTTATCCACCAGATCGAGCAGGAAGGTGCGCTCGGTCGTCCCCTGCACCGCCAGCGGATGGCCCGCAGGCAAGCCGTGCAAGGGCAAGTCAATGGCCACGGTGACGAGCCCCGCAGCCGCCATCGCCGGCGCGAGCGCCAGCATCTGTGAGCGGTTGCCGGTGATGCCGTGCTGGAAAATCACCACCGGCCAGCCTTCGGCCGGTTGCGTCATGCCACTGTTGGCGTTGGGCACGGTAACCAGCATCGGCACGTTCTCGACGCTGCGCTCGATCGGCATCGGGAAGCAGGTGGTGGTCGATTCGCTGGGAGTGAAATTGCTGCCCTGCGGCGGCTGCACGAAGGCGCCGCACGGCACCTGGCCCAAAAAGCTGGCGGCGACGTCCGGCCGAGTCGGGTCGGCCTGCCAGGGACTGCCCAACGGCGCGGGGTCCTGCGGGCTGGCGCCGCTGGCAAGGTAGTAGGGCAACTGCAGACTGCCGACGCGCACATCGGCCACCGGGGGCACGGCCGGATTCTGCAGGGCTTGGTCGACAGTCAGTCCGGTCGGGAAGCTGGCGATGGTTTGCGCGGTCGCTTCGTCTGCCATCAGATTCAACGTTTTGCCAGCCGACTGGGTGGTCACAGTCCACGCGAGGACGATGTTCTCTTCGGTCAGTCCGAGCGTGCTTGCAGTGGCCGCAATCAGACCCTCGACTGCCGGGCGAATCAGCTGGCTGCGAAGAGCCTCAAGTGTCGCTTTTTGGGTGGCATTGAGCCCGTTGATGAAGGCGTCGGTCTGTTCAGCGACCGGGGTGTCACGACGCACCACACGGAACTGCGAGGATGCAACGGCCGCATTGCCGTCGAGGTCACGCACACCATCAGTGACCGCAATCAGATAGCGGGTCGATGGCTTCAACGGTTTGAGAGGGTGAATGATGACGCGTGAGCGCACGGCATTGACTGGCAATGGATCCGGCAGGCCGGCAACCGGAGAAGTGGCGGGGTAATCAGACAGCGTGTAATCCACGCCCGGCGCCAGCGGTGTGCCGGTGCTGGTGTCGATGATCAATAAGCCGCCTTGCAGCGCGGTGTCGAGGTCAATGAACCCCAGAAAATCAGTGAACAGGTTGGCGGTGGTCGAGAAGCCGTCGGTGAGGTTGGCATCGTTGACGAACGGCGCACCCGCCGGATTCGGGATGTTGAGCGTCGGGTCGGTAAAACCCGAAAACAGCCCATCGAACGGGAACGGGATGGTCGCCTGGGCGCTCGCCGAGGCGGGGGCCGGTTCAAACAGCGAAATGAAGTTGCTCGACGCAAGCCCGCCGTCTTCTTCAGGTTCAGTGGTGTCGCAGGCAGACAGACCCGCTGCCAGCAGCAGGGCCCACAAGGGCGCGTATCGCATCTTGGATCTCCTCATCGGCGGAGCCGGTCGTTGCCGGACCCCGTAGTTGTTTTCTCATCTTCCTGCAGTCAGGCCGAAGAACCGTCCGAACCCGGGGTCGCCGGGAAACGGTACTTCTGCCAGACGCAGCCAGATACTAGCGCGTCCGAGCGCCACGACAAGCCGGTCACGCCCCGGCGATGCGCGTCGGGATGACCGTTCGTCGCACCGGGCGCTTTTCGTCGCGACAGCTGCTGTTTTTTTAGACAAATTGGGCCAGATTTACCTGCCGACAATCAGTCGAAGCGGCATACGTCGGCGCAGGACGTCTGCCTCGCTGCGCGCCATTTCATGTGACTGCGCGAGTGCCACCTCGGCACGAATGAACGGCGCGTCGGGGTGAACCCGTTGCGCGAGGCCACGGTCGCCTTCAATCAGCGTCAGCAAGGCCTCGACGCCGGTGCCATGGCGCAGGGCGCAGGTGTGTGCGGCGTGGGCATCGACGCCGGCCACCAACAGCTCCGCGCGGGCCGAGCCCAGCCACACCGCGAATGGCAAAGTCGGCGTTCCCGGCAGCGGTGTGACATCGGTTTGGCTCGCCCGGTCATGGCCCAGCCGCTGGGCAATGTCGTCAACAATGCCCACAGCGTCGCAGCGGGCCGTGGTGTACTTGCCGCCCACGCTCACCCAAACATTGGGCTGCGGCTCGATCACCGCGAACTCGCGACTGACCGCCGACAACGACGCAGCATCGGCCTTCTGCAACGTCCGTGTACCGGCAAATGCACTGATGACGTCCCCTCGCGACCAGCCCAGACCGGGCATGGCGGTGGCCACGGCACGCAACAGGTAGTGAATTTCTTCTTCGGTTGGCGTGGCGTCTTCAACCCGGCTGATGGTCTGCTCGGTGGTGCCGACCAAGGTCCGCCTGTACCAGGGAATGACGAAAAACACGCGGCTGTCTTCAGCGGTGAGCAGGAAAGCCTGGGTCACGCCGGGAATCTCAGGCATGACGATGTGCGTGCCCTTGATCAGCTCGACCTCGGGAGCGCTGTCGCCCATCAGGCGTAGCGCCCAGGGTCCGGCGGCATTGAGCACCGCGCGTGTCTTGATGGTGAAGGTTTCGCCGTCGGCCTCGGCGCGCACCTCGGGCGACTCACCCGCATCGATCGACAGCGCGCGGACGCCGTTGGCGCAGACCGCCCCGTGGCCGTGCGCAGCGGCGGCCACCACCAGGGTCATGCGCGCATCGTCTTCCTGGCAGTCGCCGTAGCGGAAGGCGCCCACCAACCCGTCGCCTTGCAGAAACGGAAAGTCTTGCCGCACCCGCTTGGGCCGGTAATAGCGGTGCCGGCGCACCGGCGGCGACAGGCCGGCCATCAGGTCATAGAGCGTCAGGCCGCAGGACAGCATGAACGGCTGCGCGCGGCTGGCCTTGAACACCGGCAGCATGAAGTCCAGCGGTCGCACCAGATGCGGGGCAATGCGGCTCAGCACGCGCCGCTCGCGCAGCGAGTGCTGCACCAGTCCGAACTTGTAATGCTCCAGGTAGCGAAGGCCACCGTGGATGAGTTTGCTGGACGACTGCGACGTGCCGGCGCCCCAGTCGGTCTGCTCGATGAGCGCGACGCTGAGGCCGCGCTGCGCCGCGTCCAGCGCCGCCCATGCGCCATAAATGCCGCCGCCAATGACCAGCAGATCGAATGATGTTGCCCGCAGGCCGGCCACGTCACGGACGAAAGGAAATGCAGAACGAATCACAGGGGTCAGGGCCGGTCAGCGATGGATTTGAGGAAAGCACGAATGAGGCCAGCAGTGGCCTCGGGCGCATCCCAGTGGAGCATGTGGCCGGCTTCGGGCAGGGTCTGCACCTCGCACTTGGCCGCCTTGGAGAACGCCGCATAACGGCGCGGGCGCTCGGATTGCTCGCCCGCACTGTGAAACACCGAGCGGCCGGCCTCAATGAACAGCACCGGCGCGGTGACTTCAGCCCACACGGCCTCGCTCTCGGCGAGACGGTGCAGCGTCGGCATGTTGTGCAGGTGCTTGGGGTCGGCCAGCAGACGAATCTGCCCATCGTCATCGGCTGCGCCCCAACTGTGGGCGACGAAAAGCGCCCAGGCGTCGTCGAGCTGCGGATGCTGCGCCTTGACCCGCTGCGCCAGCGTTTCAAAGTTGGCGTAACGCTTCGGCGGGCGCGGCTTGGCCACCTGTTGCAGCCAGCGCCGATACTGCTTCGGGGCCTTGCTGGCCGGCGAATCCGGCAGCAGCAGCCCATCCAGCAGCACGAGGCTGCGCGCCTTCTCGGGCTGCGCACCGGCGTACAGGCTCAACACCTGCGCGCCCATGCTGTGGCCAACAAAATGCAGGTGCTCAGGCGCACCTAGGGCGGTCAACAGCGCGTCGACATCAGCCAGGTAATTGGGAAACCAGTAGCCGTCCGCGGGCCAACCGCTGAGGCCGGTGCCACGCCAGTCCGGCGACACGACGTAATGGTCTTCAAGCAGGCCGGCGACCAGCGGACCAAAGCTCGCCGAGCAGTCGAGCCATCCGGTGCCCAGCAGCAGCCAGGGCCGGGCAGGATCACCCCAGCAGCGGACGTGGTGGCGGAGGCCACGGAGCTCGAAAAACCGGGACTGGCTGTCAGGCGGACGAATCATCATTCTTGTGCATAGTGGCGGCCGCAGCCGCGTAGGGTTAGATCATCAAGCTGCACGGTCACGACCACCGGAAAGCGGTCGCCGCTCATCGTGTCGACGCAAGGGCCGGGCGCGACCCGGGCCATGACCTCGCGGTCCAGCGTCTCGTAACTGAGGCCGTCACTGCGGCGCCGCGCGTGCCAGATTTCTTCGTTTTGCCCCATTCGTTGCAACCGAAGACGCTTGCCATCGGCTCCGTTTTCGACGGTCAGGACCCACCCCGGCTCCTGGCCGACGGCGCGCAATTGCGCCCCATCAGCCTGCGCCTCGGCCCACGGTGGCCGGGTGTCGCTGGGGCGGCACTGCAGCGTGTCACCGTCGATGGACAGTCGGGCCTCTTCGCCCTTGCTCCAGAACTCGGTGAGGGGCGCCTCGCCCACTAGCGCGCCGCGATAGCGAGCACCCGACGCGGACGGCGAGGGTTCAAGCCAGCGGTCGCCGCCGGGTAGCGCCAATTGCAGCCGGCCTTGTCCCCCGGTTTCAAGGCGAGTTTCGATGCGCAGATCACCACATTGCCAAGCACTCGGCGAGCCGAGCGCTGGCGGCGATGCAGGATTGCCGACCGGGTTGGCCACAACCGGCGCCGTGGCATCGGCCGCTGGCCCCGGCACGTCGCGGCACGCCGACAGCCCCAGCACCATGGCCAGCCAAAGACCGCGCGCGATAAAGCCGCTTTGCATCAACCCCCCTGAAAATGATGGACGGACGCGGCCAGCAGGTCACATCCCCGTGTCAGTATGACGGCTTGCGGGCGTCCGCTCCCGGGCATCCGCCTCGCACTCTTCAAATCTCGCTGGCACTGAACTTGCCAGCGAATTGCATCAACGGATGCCCCCATGACCCTGCACGTCAAGCTGCTGCATAAAACGCGTTACGACTACGACAAGCGCGTGACGCTGTCACCGCAATTGATCCGCCTGCGCCCCGCACCGCATGGACGCACGCCGGTGCTCGGCTACAGCCTGCGGGTGTCGCCGGACCCGCATTTCGTCAACTGGCAGCAAGACCCGTTCGGAAACTGGCAGGCCCGGGTAGTGTTCCCCGAGCCGGTCAAGCACTTCAAGGTCACCGTCGACCTAACCGCCGACATGGCGGTGATCAATCCCTTCGACTTTTTCGTTGCGCCCGAGGCCGAGGTACTGCCGTGGCAATACGATCCGCAGCTCAAGGCCGAGCTGAGCCCCTACCTGAAGCCGCAACAGCCCAACAGCACCCTGCGGCGCTTCATCAAGTCGCTGGACCTGAGCGAGCCGGGCACGATCAACCGGCTGGTCGCGATCAACCAGCAGATTCAGGGCGCCGTGCGCTACCTCATTCGCATGGAGCCCGGTGTTCAGACGCCGGCTGAAACGCTCACCCTGGGCAGCGGTTCGTGTCGCGATTCGTCGTGGCTGATGGTGCAGGTGCTACGCCACCTCGGCTTTGCGGCACGATTCGTGTCGGGCTACCTCATCCAGTTGGTCGCCGACCAGAAATCACTGGACGGCCCCAGCGGCACCGACCTGGATTTCACCGACCTGCACGCCTGGGTTGAGGTCTACGTGCCCGGCGCCGGCTGGCTGGGACTGGATCCCACCTCGGGTCTGTTCGCGGGCGAGGGGCACATCCCGCTGTCCGCCACGCCATCGCCCGCATCAGCCGCGCCCATCACCGGGTTGGTTGAGCCCTGCAAGGTGACCTTTGATCACGAGATGGCCGTTCAGCGTATCGCTGAAACGCCGCGCGTCACCAAGCCGTTCAGTGACGAACAGTGGGCCGCCATCGATACGGTTGGTCTGCAGGTCGATGCCGATCTGGTGGCGCAGGACGTGCGCCTTACCATGGGCGGCGAGCCCACCTTCATTTCACTCGACGACCCGCAGGGCGATGAGTGGAACACCGCCGCCGTGGGCCCCACCAAAGAGCGCCTCGCCTACAACCTCGCGCGCCGGCTGGCGCAGCGCCTGGCGCCGCAAGGCCTGCTCACCTATGGCCAGGGCAAGTGGTATCCAGGGGAGCCTCTACCGCGCTGGGCGTGGACCGTCTATTGGCGACGTGACGGGCAACCGCTGTGGCGTCTGCCACCGAAAGATCTGCCGGGTATGGCCAACCTCGACGGTGCCCAGCGTTTGACCCATGCCATCGCCGCGCGATTGGGTGTGAACGCCGAACATGCGATGCACGCCTATGAGGACCCGGTGGAGGCCCTGCTGCGCGAGCGACGCCTGCCGCACAACCTCGACCCCACCGACCCTCGTCTGGCCGATGCCGAGGGCCGCAAGGACGTGCTGCGCGCCTTCGAGTCCGGCCTCAACCAGCCCACCGGCATGGTGCTGCCCGTCCAGCGTTGGCAGGCCGCCGCGCGCTGGGTGAGCGAACGCTGGAAGCTGCGCGGCAAGGCGCTGATGCTGATTCCGGGCGACTCGCCCGTCGGACTGCGGCTGCCACTGGACAGCCTGCCGTGGCAACCGCCGGAAGAGCGTGAGCCGTTCATCGCGGTCGACCCCGGCGCAGTACCCACGACCTTGCCTGCAACCGACCCACGCCGCCAGCCGTTCCTGCGCGCCCAGGCGGGCGATGCGACAGTGCCTCGGGCCATGCCGCAAAGCCGCACGTCCGAGGCGGCGCTGGGCGCGCATGTCAAAAACGGCCTCGGCGAGGCCAACCATGTGCGCACCGCCCTGGTCATCGAGCCGAGGGGCGATTACCTGTTTGTGTTCATGCCGCCGGTCGAGCGCCTTGAAGACTGGCTGGACATGCTGGCCGCCATCGAGGACGCGGCCGCCGAGTCGGCCTTGCCGGTACGCATCGAAGGCTATCCGCCGCCCACCGACCCGCGTCTGGATTCATTGAAACTGACCCCCGATCCCGGCGTGATCGAGGCCAACATCCAGCCTGAGGCCAGTTGGACCAGCCTGCGCGACAACATTCTCGGGCTCTATGAAGATGCCCGGCTGTCACGCCTGGTGACGCAGAAATTTCTCATCGACGGTCGCGCGGTCGGCACCGGCGGTGGCAACCACATCGTCGTCGGCGGCGCGACCCCGGCAGACTCGCCGTTTCTGCGGCGGCCCGACGTGCTGGCCAGCCTGCTGCGCTATTTTCAGCACCATCCGTCGCTGAGTTACATGTTCTCGGGCCTGTTCATTGGCCCGACCTCGCAGCATCCGCGCGTCGACGAAGCCCGCGACAGCGCGCTGGCCGAACTCGAGTTGGCCCTGGCGCAACTGCCTGGCCCGGATCAATGCCCGCCGCCGTGGCGGGTCGACCGCGCGCTGCGCCACCTGCTCACCGACCTGACCGGCAACACCCACCGCGCCGAAATCTGCATCGACAAGCTGTACGCGCCCGAGTCGGTGACCGGGCGCCTGGGCCTGGTTGAGTTCCGCGGCTTTGAAATGCCACCACACCCGCACATGAGCCTGGTCACGCAACTGATGATTCGCGCACTGGTGGCGTGGTTCTGGCGCACGCCGTTCACCCGGCCACTCAAATACTGGGGCACTGCGCTGCATGACCGCTTCATGCTCGGGCACGACCTGTGGAATGACCTGGGCGAGATCGTCAGCGACCTGCGCGGCGCCGGGTATCCGTTCGAACATGAATGGTTTCGCCCACAGTACGAGTTCCGCTTTCCGCTGCACGGCACCCTGCGCATGGGCACGGCCGAAATGACCGTGCGCCACGCACTGGAACCGTGGCCGACCCTAGGCGAAGAACCGGGCGCCGGCGGCACCGCGCGCTACGTCGACTCGTCGCTGGAGCGCCTGGAAATCACGCTGCGGCACATTGACCTCGATCGTTATCAGGTGCTGTGCAATGGCGTGCCGCTGCCGCTGCGACGCACCGGGGTCGACGGTGAATCGGTGTCCGGCGTGCGCTATCGCGCTTGGTCGCCGGCAAGCTGTCTGCACCCCGCCATCGGCGTACACACGCCGCTGGTGTTTGACCTTTACGACCGTCATTGCGGGCAGGCGGTGGCCGGCTGCACCTATCACGTTGCGCATCCCGCAAGCCGTAGCTACGACACCTACCCGGTCAACAGCTTTGAGGCCGAAGCGCGTCGCCTGTCGCGATTTGTGCCTATGGGTCATACCCCTGGGCCATTCCGCCCCACGCCGGTACCGCCGCTGGGCGCATCGCCCTGCACGCTCGATCTGCGCTGGGTCAGTGCCGCGCAGATGCATTGAAACGTGGAATACCCGATAACAGGATGGCCATAAAAAACCCCCGGAGCATTATCGCTCCGGGGATTTTATTCAAATCAATGAATCATACGATTGGCGATTACGGTGCCGACAACTCGTTATGCACGGATTTCACACCATCGACATCGCTGACAACTTTCTCGGCCAATTCAACTTGGGCGTCATTCTCAACATCACCGGTCAGGGTGACGACGTTATCGGTTGATTCAACGCTGATGTCGATCGCGCTGAGTTCCGATTCGAGCGCCAGCACTGACTTCACCTTCGTGGTCAGCGCAGCGTCAGAGACGTAATCGCCGGTCTTCTCGACCGCTGAATCATGGTCGTTGGCCGTCGCGAACATCGGCGTGGCCATCAAACCAATTACTGCCGCAAACATCACATTTTTCAAATTCATTAGAAACTCCTTTATTGAACTTCGCTGACAGTTGATTAACCTGTCGGCTGGGCTATGGCGATAGGCCATGAACGACATCCTGACAAGTCGCGATGAATTGACGGTTAATTGAGAATGCCAATCAATTGAGAAGATGCTGATTCAATCATCGAGCGCAACAAATTAATCACTGTGCGCTGAAGATTCTCGCGCTGTGTCACCCAACACGGTGATGAGCCTTGCCGTTACGGCACTTACATCCGCTTCATTCGGTGCCCGCGTTCCGCTGGCTTCTGCGACGCTGCCACTGTGACGGGCCCGAAGCACGGCATCGCGCAGCGCGATGCCCGGCCACCCTTGCGCATTGCGGGTGGACACGGGCCCTTCGGCCGCATGCCCGCGACGCAACAGCGCGCGCAACAGGGCAACTTGCCGTGCCGCCAGCAGGGCCAACGTCGACGGATCGGCCACCAGCACCTGATGGCCACGCAGTCGATCCAACCACGGGCGACCGAAGGTTTGCGCGCCGCTCCAGGCCGCACCCAGCCCTGCACCGAGCGCGGTGGCCGCGCCCAGACTCATGCCGCCCAGCGCGGCATCCACGGCAAACCCCGCCGCGCCACCGGTCGCGGCAGCCGATCCGGTGCGAATGCCGAACGCACGCAGGGCTTCAGGATCCAGCGGGTCCAGCGTCCAGCGACCTTCGGTGAGCGGCAGCTCGGGCGGGTGGTAGGCCTGCAGGTCGAACTGGAACAGGGCCAGGACCGCATCGACACAGCGCTGCTCGGACGCCCTGACCTGATGCCGCAAGCCTTCGGTGGCCGTCGCAGGATCGGCATCGAGCGGCACCTCATGGCGCAAGCCCGCCACCTCGACCAGCATCACGGCCACGGCGCGGCAGGCAGCGAGCGTTAGCGCCTCGCGCTCGGCGGTGCGCGATTGCGTCAGCCGCTGCAGCCCGGCGCGGTGTGGCTCCAGCAGCGTGGCGAGCTTG from the Polycyclovorans algicola TG408 genome contains:
- a CDS encoding DUF2126 domain-containing protein, encoding MTLHVKLLHKTRYDYDKRVTLSPQLIRLRPAPHGRTPVLGYSLRVSPDPHFVNWQQDPFGNWQARVVFPEPVKHFKVTVDLTADMAVINPFDFFVAPEAEVLPWQYDPQLKAELSPYLKPQQPNSTLRRFIKSLDLSEPGTINRLVAINQQIQGAVRYLIRMEPGVQTPAETLTLGSGSCRDSSWLMVQVLRHLGFAARFVSGYLIQLVADQKSLDGPSGTDLDFTDLHAWVEVYVPGAGWLGLDPTSGLFAGEGHIPLSATPSPASAAPITGLVEPCKVTFDHEMAVQRIAETPRVTKPFSDEQWAAIDTVGLQVDADLVAQDVRLTMGGEPTFISLDDPQGDEWNTAAVGPTKERLAYNLARRLAQRLAPQGLLTYGQGKWYPGEPLPRWAWTVYWRRDGQPLWRLPPKDLPGMANLDGAQRLTHAIAARLGVNAEHAMHAYEDPVEALLRERRLPHNLDPTDPRLADAEGRKDVLRAFESGLNQPTGMVLPVQRWQAAARWVSERWKLRGKALMLIPGDSPVGLRLPLDSLPWQPPEEREPFIAVDPGAVPTTLPATDPRRQPFLRAQAGDATVPRAMPQSRTSEAALGAHVKNGLGEANHVRTALVIEPRGDYLFVFMPPVERLEDWLDMLAAIEDAAAESALPVRIEGYPPPTDPRLDSLKLTPDPGVIEANIQPEASWTSLRDNILGLYEDARLSRLVTQKFLIDGRAVGTGGGNHIVVGGATPADSPFLRRPDVLASLLRYFQHHPSLSYMFSGLFIGPTSQHPRVDEARDSALAELELALAQLPGPDQCPPPWRVDRALRHLLTDLTGNTHRAEICIDKLYAPESVTGRLGLVEFRGFEMPPHPHMSLVTQLMIRALVAWFWRTPFTRPLKYWGTALHDRFMLGHDLWNDLGEIVSDLRGAGYPFEHEWFRPQYEFRFPLHGTLRMGTAEMTVRHALEPWPTLGEEPGAGGTARYVDSSLERLEITLRHIDLDRYQVLCNGVPLPLRRTGVDGESVSGVRYRAWSPASCLHPAIGVHTPLVFDLYDRHCGQAVAGCTYHVAHPASRSYDTYPVNSFEAEARRLSRFVPMGHTPGPFRPTPVPPLGASPCTLDLRWVSAAQMH
- a CDS encoding BON domain-containing protein, producing the protein MAYRHSPADRLINCQRSSIKEFLMNLKNVMFAAVIGLMATPMFATANDHDSAVEKTGDYVSDAALTTKVKSVLALESELSAIDISVESTDNVVTLTGDVENDAQVELAEKVVSDVDGVKSVHNELSAP
- a CDS encoding GTPase/DUF3482 domain-containing protein, whose amino-acid sequence is MTDAALQIAVVGHTNTGKTSLLRTLTRETGFGVVSARSASTRDVAGVALLCDGAPMLSLFDTPGLEDASGVAEALAALPDATDPVAGIERFLAGDHGQGRWEQEAKVLRQMLRSDAALYVIDAREPVQAKHRDELRLLNACGRPLMPVLNFVASDEADVERWRSQLARMGLHVQSSFDTVVYDAVAEQALFDKLATLLEPHRAGLQRLTQSRTAEREALTLAACRAVAVMLVEVAGLRHEVPLDADPATATEGLRHQVRASEQRCVDAVLALFQFDLQAYHPPELPLTEGRWTLDPLDPEALRAFGIRTGSAAATGGAAGFAVDAALGGMSLGAATALGAGLGAAWSGAQTFGRPWLDRLRGHQVLVADPSTLALLAARQVALLRALLRRGHAAEGPVSTRNAQGWPGIALRDAVLRARHSGSVAEASGTRAPNEADVSAVTARLITVLGDTARESSAHSD